The following proteins are co-located in the Ptychodera flava strain L36383 unplaced genomic scaffold, AS_Pfla_20210202 Scaffold_40__1_contigs__length_1388640_pilon, whole genome shotgun sequence genome:
- the LOC139127982 gene encoding protein CFAP276-like, which produces MSYKVQSHRDPYPFPKLQNDDNFVGTRQTQVKAYGEPTHLSQQQDPWNRLNSTCTLASSRREVYHHDPKAPRDSLDFVLKTSYDQHNSFLATKPETLVQPETTGVDHGRTLKNKPKETQKSADATKPPLAINVVVDPKRETIDCFNGAIDSPHSAATNPGYSRKHDGGFYTT; this is translated from the exons ATGTCCTATAAGGTACAGTCTCATCGCGACCCATACCCATTCCCCAAACTTCAAAATGACGATAATTTTGTTGGAACCCGTCAAACACAG GTCAAAGCATATGGTGAGCCAACACATTTATCACAGCAACAAGACCCATGGAACAGGCTTAATTCAACATGTACATTAGCAAGCTCAAGAAGAGAAGTTTACCATCATGATCCAAAG GCTCCAAGAGACAGTCTTGATTTTGTTTTAAAGACtagttatgatcaacataattcATTCCTGGCTACCAAACCAGAAACACTTGTTCAGCCAGAAACAACAGGAGTTGACCATGG TCGTACTTTGAAGAACAAACCAAAAGAAACTCAGAAGTCTGCTGATGCAACAAAACCTCCCCTGGCCATTAATGTGGTAGTTGATCCAAAAAGAGAAACTATTGACTGCTTCAACGGGGCCATTGATAGTCCTCACAGTGCTGCCACCAATCCAGGATACTCTAGGAAACATGATGGTGGATTTTATACAACATAA